TGGTGGTCTTTCTTTAGACGGTTATTGTATATCTTGGCACCGATTTTATATACGGTTTTCCATGTGCGTGTGGTGGTGTCAAATATCTGGCTACTGTTCCTATTCTGGTTGCCAAGTTACGCATTGACACACTTGTCAATGCGAGAAGTCTCAAAACAATACCGAACACAGGTTTGGGGAGAAATTGTGGAAACGATTTTTGCTCCGTATTTGTTTATTCCCATGATGTTGGAGTCCTTTGGCATTAGCGATAAAAAATTTAAGGTGACACGTAAGGGAAATGATACGTCGTGGACGTTGTACCTTTATGCGCTTCCTTATCTTGTTTTATGGGGATTAGCCGTTTATGGTTTGGTGACTTTTAACTATGGAAAATTTGGTTCAGAGCTTTTTTATGGAAGTATTATCAGTTTTTGGTTGATTTATCATATCATCAATTTGACCTTTGCGATTTTCTGTGCGCTTGGTCGTCCGATTTATCGCTCAAGTGAGCGTTTTACTGTTGATGAAGCTATGGTTATTGAGGTTGATGATGATTCTTACCAAGTGAGAGTCTGTGATATTTCAGAAACGGGGATTTCATTCTATACGGATTTACCATTGTATTTGCCGAAAGAAAAAGAACTGACGCTTAATTTGCAATCACGTGATTACCATGCGAGGGTAAAAGGTCATGTTGTTCGTGTTTTTGCGATTGATAATGGTTGGCGCTACGGCGTTCAATTTTCAGAAGTTCCTGAAGCTGATAAGCGCGAATTTTATCAGTACATTTATGACCGCATTAATTACAATCTTCCGAAGGAAAAAGACCCTTGGATGACAACATGGGATGATTTATTTGAGAACTTTAGTCAACGTTTCCAAAATAATGAACGTCCTGTTTCAGCCTATGACCAAGTAGCTTTTCCGAAAGTTCGTGTCAATGAAGAGGTTCAGGTTGCTGGAAACAAATGCCAGCTTAGAAAGACAGATTATTATTACATGACATTTTCTGGAAAATTGACAAATCCTAAAAAAGAACCGAATGTCGCATTTACCTACAAAGATTTGCCAATTCAGTTGACTTTTGTGTCCTATGATACTGATAGAGACGAATCGCTTTATCGAGTTACCAATTTAGCGGATTTGGATAGCTTACCTGCTTTTAAAGCCTTAGCAAATGAATGGAGAGGGAGAGTATGATTAGTATTGCTAGATTACTGTTGTTCTTTGTGATTACCATGGGGTACAATGCCTTTTTCCGTAATACTGTGAAGATGAATCGCCGTCTGACATGGGTGTTTACATTTTCAGTCATTACATTGGTATTGTACCTTGGTAGTTTGTTAGGCTTTATGTTGCAGACCGTGTATGCCATTTCTGTTTTGGGCTGTCTTTTGAGTCTTTATTATCTTTGGGCGGTATGGAAAAAGAAATATCGCTTTAGGAGACTTGATTATATTGCGCTTGGAATGATGGCTTATTTGCTTTTGTTTGGAATAACGCTCTGGCATTCACCGCTTTTACATTATGATAATTTTACGCATTGGGCAACGATTGTAAAATTTTTCCATATCAATAATGCATTGCCAACACAGCAGGATACGATTATTAGTTATTATACCTATCCTGTTGGAAGTTCACTTTTCATTTATTTTTTCACGACTATCGTAGGCTTTTCAGAAGGTAGTATGTTGGTCGGGCAATTCTTCTTGATTGCTTCCAGTCTTTATGCCATGTTTGCGGCACTTCGTGATGATCGACGTGTCTTAATGGTTAGCATGATTTTTGCTTCGTTTGCTGTTTTTAATACGTTCAACGTTGCTATTCGATTAAATAATTTGCTGGTTGATTTTCTGCTTCCGGCCTTGGCCTTGGCAGCCATAGCAGGTTGTTTTGTCTATCGTAATCGTTTCTGGTTTTTGTCGCTAAATACGGCGGTAATTCTTGGATTATTAAGTATCGTCAAAGTAAGTGGACTTTTCTTTGTCGCTCTCGTTTTAGTAGTTTATGTGGTTTGTATTGTGCGTTTACTTGTTCGTAAAAGAGCACGTTTAAAAGCACTAGTGCTGCTCATAATGACCTTGCTAGTCAGCTGTCTTCCTTTTGTTATTTGGCAAAAGCATGTGACGGATAATTTCCCAAATGCCTCAAGTGCCAAGCATGCGGTGTCCATGTCAGAACTTGGTCAGGTATTGACTGGAAATCTGTCAGGCGTCCCACAAA
The DNA window shown above is from Streptococcus salivarius and carries:
- a CDS encoding glycosyltransferase family 2 protein, which produces MKTSKRILYFIAFVTTAFYLTWRLVATIPWHDSWFALIFGILLWGSELVSAITGYILIWNKQKDFELEKPEIAKERYPDVDVLIATHNEDPELLYKTINACTFMEYPDKSKVHIYVCDDTNRLEVAKLADELGVGYFGLADNKDAKSGNYNNALRQTSSPLVATFDADMIPYREFLLETVPYFVEQVEAYENGDDYDKSKVGLIQTPQSFYNADIFQFNLFSESTLPNEQDFFSKEINVCNNSHGAAVYTGSNTLIFRKAIEDVGGFPTDTITEDFELGVRMNAAGYVNYSTKSPMASGLTPTDLKSVIKQRARWGRGVIRSSYNMNIFFNPKLTKGQRIVYINGYLYWWSFFRRLLYILAPILYTVFHVRVVVSNIWLLFLFWLPSYALTHLSMREVSKQYRTQVWGEIVETIFAPYLFIPMMLESFGISDKKFKVTRKGNDTSWTLYLYALPYLVLWGLAVYGLVTFNYGKFGSELFYGSIISFWLIYHIINLTFAIFCALGRPIYRSSERFTVDEAMVIEVDDDSYQVRVCDISETGISFYTDLPLYLPKEKELTLNLQSRDYHARVKGHVVRVFAIDNGWRYGVQFSEVPEADKREFYQYIYDRINYNLPKEKDPWMTTWDDLFENFSQRFQNNERPVSAYDQVAFPKVRVNEEVQVAGNKCQLRKTDYYYMTFSGKLTNPKKEPNVAFTYKDLPIQLTFVSYDTDRDESLYRVTNLADLDSLPAFKALANEWRGRV